Part of the Tolypothrix sp. PCC 7910 genome, GATAACTCGCAAATTATCATTACCATCTACCGCTAAACCTAGCCAGCGTTTAATTACTGCTAAAAAGTTTGGTGTTTGGCTGAAATCTTGATCAGTTTTAACTGTTTGGGCAACAAAGTTAGGAATAAGAATTTCTTCAGGATTATCAATATTAAGCGTAAAAATAGTATTGCCGAGTTTAATGTCATCTCCTGATTGCAAATCATATTCTGGAAATGTTAATTTTGCTGCTTCTTCTGGCGTTTGATGGGGTTGACGCTGACCGATTTTTTCACTGTTGACGTAAGTACCATTTTTGCTGCCAAAATCTCGAATCCGAATTGCTGGCGGGTTAATATCTAACAGACAATGAAAGCGCGAGATAGTCCGGTGTTCTTCATCATTTGGTAGTTGGATATTGCATTCATTGCTTCTACCGATAATACAGATAGTGCGCGCATCAAAAGTATATTGTCTACCGGGAAGTTTGCCTTGAGTAATCGTGAGGGTAACTTGAGCAGGCATTTATATTATATTGTTGAATATTTATACAAGTATATTTTATGTTGAGTTTCATTCCTAAACCCAACATAAAATTCTAAATATATATTGATGTAGGGTGTGTTGTCGCGCAGCGCAACGCACCTTTGATTTTTTACTCCCAGCAGCAATTAACGCTGCAGTACCCTCAGCAATAACACACTCTAAGTTTTAGACTATATGATAAAAAATTAAAATCAATACAAGAATTTAAGACACAGCAAAACCCGTATATTGTCGTAATTCTTCTGGATGGAAAGCTAATACAATATCTTCTTTAGGAACACCAGCATCTATCAATGCTTGTGCTAACGGTTCAGAACAACCATCATATTGAATCCAAACTTTTTCACCAATAATATCAAGATGTACAGTACAGCCATGTACGCGCCGCACACCATCCCAGCCTACTTGTACAACTTGATAACGGTCATTTTCTATATCAATAATTGGTAAAGGATCAATATTACCGTGATAAGGTTTATGCTTTGCGTATTCATGGATTATTTGTCTGACAATTTCCCGATATTTAGTTAATTTATCCATTGCCAAACCCTCTCAGTTTTTTCGTCAAATACAATAAGTTTTATCTGTATTCGGTTGACAATTAGCTGACCTAAGCGTTCTGAAAAAATCCCCTCATAAACTCGTTTGGCGACAGCTAAATACAGTATACGTTCTGGCTCTAATTCTAATAGTATAGTGCGATAAATATCATACTGACCAACTGCTTCTTGCAGGTCGCTTACAGGCGAAGGACTGATAAAGCTTTTAATTTCAACTGCTATCTTTTGATTTTCTTTTTCTGCTGCAATGGTACTGCGTTCTGCACCTAAATCTATATATAAATCTCTACCACCGTAACCTAAATATAAAGGGTCATCAGTAATTTTCCAGCCATCTGCTATTAAGGCTTGAATAACTATATTGTGGTATATATCCCTAGCAGGCATGATTGAGACAGTGTTAAGACAATGCAATTTTAGGATTTGCGATAGCTATTAACTACAAAATTATAACCCCCATAGGGAGAATACCCAGTGCCAGATATCGGAAAGCTACAACCCGCAAGGCTTTGTGGAAAATGATGGGTTTATAAATCTTAAAAATTCTCTGTAAGCACTATATATTACACTTTACAAGTCTCGACGCAAGAGAAGAGACACCACCCACTCCACTTGTATCGAGAATCCCCGACCAAGGCCCAACCAAATTTAACACCTCCCAAGGGAGGTGTGCTACTGGTGCTGTGAGGTCAAAAGTCAGGTGTTCGTAGTACATCCAATTTCCGTCCTTTATCCAGCCAACTGAGTTACCGAAGGCATCCCAAATTTTCTCGTTATATTCTCTGGTTCCACCCAGACTTTGATAAATGCGCTTTTGCACAGAAAAGCCAAAGCGACCATTGCTGTATTTTAGCCATAACTGGTCTATTGTGCGGAGGTCTTCGCAAGGAAAGTTATCAAGATGTTCATCATAAAGCCAGCCTTCTTTTTCTCTCTTCGCTACAGCTAGCATGACTCGCGCTGTTTCTTCATCCGCATCTTGCCACTTTCCCGCTGCGAGTAAGTCACGTAGTGTTTTGTAGTCCATCCCCACAGCAGATGTGAGGCTGTCAACTTCCAATTTGGGATTAACTAATTCTAACCATTCCCTTACTGTCTGCGGGCGTTCTTCCACTAACAACGCCATCCCTTTGAGAATCGCTTCATTTACCCTATCGCTAATCGCTGAATTAAATTGCTTTGGCGGGTGCAAAGGTATACCAGTTTTGCGATAATTAGCTGGTAAAGGAACTTCCGAAGTTAGCAAACTATACAAAGTCGCGGCTAAAGCATAAACATCTGTGTAAGCACCAAAAGTTCCCCGTCTTTCATACTGTTCAATGGGTGCATAACCTTCAGTTTTGGCATTCGTCATGCTACCAGTTTTCCCACCTTGAAACTCACGGGCTAGCCCAAAGTCAATTAATACGGCTTCTTGTGTACTCCGTCGCAATAAAATATTATTGGGCTTGATATCTCGATGTAAAAATCCTTTAGCGTGCACATATTCTAAAGCTTGTCCAATTTGGTTAATGTAGCGTAAAGCTTCTTGTTCTGATAACTGTCCGCGTTCATCTATATATTTAGCTAAATCTTGCCCATCAATATATTCCATTACCATTCCCCAAAGTTCACCTTCTTTGATGACTTCGTTAACTTTCACAATATGGGGATGACTACATTGGGCTAAACGTAGGGCTTCGTTGACAAATTTCACCTGTTGTAAATCAAAGTCTGCTTTTGATTGTTGGATGTAATTCAGGGTTTTGATGACAAATAATTTACCTGTGGTTTGTTCAATAACGCTGTAAGTTATGCCGAAACCACCGCCACCAAGGACTTTTTGCACAATAAAGCGTCCGTTTTGCAGTGATTGATTGGTTGTCCAAAGTAGCATAGGTGGATTTGGTACAGTTTAGGGCTGTTTTTTACGTGGTATTGTAGCGTTATTCTATTATGCGTGGAATTTCTATTTTTGGGTATATCGATATACGGCTGATATTCTAGATGGATACCTGTGGCTGCGTTGCATATTTACAGGATAATTTGTCTAATGCAGAGATGTAGATAGAATCATTGACTCAACGCTGTGGCAAAGGTGCGTTACGGCAAAATGTAGATGTACGTGGGGTTGCAAAGATTTTTGCTGCCGTAACACACCCTACGTTTATCACAATATGGGGGAGCGATCGCACTTTATATTGATGGTATGACGCTTTTTTTGAGATATTTTAGCAGGTGCGTTACGGCAGAATCTAGATATACGTGGGGTTGCAAAGATTTTCGTTGCCGTAACACACCCTACGTTTATCACAATATAAGGGAGCGATCGCACTTTGAAAAGCAGCTTTGGTTATGAACGCTACCTCATCCATAGAGAACCTTAACTCATTGGTGACCAAAGGGTTAAGGTTATTTATGAACGCTACCTCATCCATAGAGAAGCTTAACTCATTGGTGACCAAGGGGTTAGGGTTGTTTATCAACGCTACCTCATCCATAGAGAAGCTTAACTCATTGGTGACTAAGGGGTTAGGGTTGTCTATCAATGAGATCTCCTTCGTTGAGAACCTTACCTCATTGGTAACCAAGCAGATAAATCTGGTTTTGTGTATGTTAATTCTCAAAGGTGATTTGAAGCCAAAGGTGCAGATCCCCGACTTTTCCAAAAAGTCGGGGATCTAATTACTGCTGATTCCGAATTACAAATTCTCCCAATGCTGCTACCAGCTGATCAATATGCGTTGCTTGATGGGTTGCCATTGCAGATATGCGAATGCGACTGGTGGGGACGGTGGGGGGACGAATGGCTGGGGCAAAAATCCCCGCCTCTTGTAAAGCTTTACCTACTGCTAATGCGGCTGCGGCGCTGGGCAATTGAAAACATAATATAGGTGATGCTGAAGGTAGTAATTTTAATTGAGCTACCTGTGTTTGCATTAACTTTTTTAAATAATCGACATTCGCCCATAATTGAGTGCGGCGTTGTGGTTCTTGTTGTACTATCTCAATTGCGGCTAAGGCGGCGGCTGTGTCTGCGGGTGAAAGGGCTGTGGTGTAAATCCAAGTAGGGGCGCGATTGCGTAAAAAGTCAATTAGGGTGGCACTCCCAGCAACATATCCGCCTAAACTACCTAAAGCTTTACTCAATGTGCCAATTTGAATTAATTGCTTACCTGTACAATCAAAGTGTTCTACACACCCTGCGCCAGTTTTACCTAGTACGCCAGTGGCGTGAGCTTCATCGACTAGCAGCATACAGCTAAATTCATCAGCTAAATCTAATAGTTCAGGTAAGGGACATAAATCGCCATCCATACTAAAAACGCTATCGGTGAGGATTAAACAGCGTCGGTAATTTTGTCTATTTTCAATTAAGTGATTTTTTAAAGCTGTGACATCACAGTGGGCATATTCAATTACTACCGCACCACTGAGAATTGCGCCATTTTTCAGGCTGGAGTGATTGTACTGGTCAGATAAAATTAAATCGCGCTTACCTACTAAAGCTGCGATCGCACCTAAATTGGCTAAATACCCGGAACTAAATACTATAGCATCTTCTGTTTGTTTTAAAGATGCGATCGCACTTTCTAATTGTCTATGTAATTCTCGATGTCCGCTAAGTAATCGAGAACCTGTGCTTCCTGTCCCAAATTCTTGAGTAGCTGCAACCCCGGCTTCAATTAATCGTCGATCCCCGGCTAATCCTAAATAGTCATTGCTGGCAAAATTAATTACTTCTCGCCCCCCTAGTAACACAGTAGCACCGGGAGTTCCTTGGATTGTTTGTACTGAGCGATACCAATCTGCCTTACGAATAGTTGTTAAAGACTGCTCTAGCCAAGCATAAGGATCTGTCGCCATATTTAACACTCAGTACGTCTAACTAACACATTTTAAGCTCCTTATATAGCAAGGCTTTTAGCCAACAGGAAAAATGCGTTTGTTTAATTGGTTGCGAGGGGATGTAATACTTTTGACTTTTGACTTTTGAACGCCAGTTGCTACAAGTCGGCAAAGCCGCCCAACGCACTGGCTCCTTTTGACTTCCCCTCTGGGGTGCTCACAGTTTAGCACTCAGCTTGACTGCTCAGATGTGCGATCGCTTGTTTAATCCAGTCTTCCACATAAGCGTCTTTGGGCAGTCCAATGTCTTCGCCAACGACGTGCAAGGCGTGGCTAACTTCGTGGGGTGTATAACCCAAAGCAAAGAGAGTCATTTGCACTTCTTCGAGAATACCTGGTGCTGGCCCGCCTGTGGCGACGAAGAAACCAGCTGATTTACGCCATTCGATTAGTTTGCTTTTCAGTTCTAAACAAATGCGTTCAGCGGTTTTCTTGCCAACACCAGGGGCTTGAATGAGAATTTGGATATTGGCAGCGATAATTGCTTGGACTAAATCGGGTAATTCCAAGGTGTCTAATAAAGTAATCGCTAACGCTGCACCAATACCACTGACGCTTTGCAAGTGCCGAAATAAGTCCCGTTCTGCTGGGGAAGCAAAGCCATACAGTAAGGGTACTTCTTCCCGGACTTGATAGTGGGTAAAGATTTGCACCACTCCTCCCGACTCTGGTAAAGACTTAGTCAGTCGTTGGGGAATTTGCAAATCATACCCAATGTTATTGACCTCAAGGGTCAAGATGACGCGATTACTTCCAACTGTTTGAACACCAGCAACGATACCTTTGAGATAACTAATCATTCTAAAAATCCAAAATATTTTAGTCCTTCCAGAATGCCACCTGCACAAAAATCTTGTGCGAGGTAACGGTGATCAGCGGGATACTCATTGTGCCACTGAAGTAACTCAGGGCGCGCATTCCCGACAATAATCCCCCGTTCGTTGCCTACAGCGAATAAAGCAATATCATTACCTGAATCACCACAGACAACAGTTTGTTCGGCTGCAAATTTCCACTTTTGACGTAAAAATTGCATTGCCTGACCTTTATCGCTGGAAAGGGGAACAATGTCAAGATCAATTCCACTGCTGTAGATTAACTTTATCTGTAAATTATATTTTTGCAACTGTAGCTCAAGTTGCGATAAAATACCAGGTGCTACTGCTTGTTCTAAGAAAAAGCTGACTTTAAAGGGACGCTGTTCGGAATCTGGTTGCAAAATTAACTCAGGATATTTTTCAGTTACCGATAATACTACATCGCGCTCCCAATTAGGCGAGAGAATTTCTGACCAACCAGCATCAGGGGTATCACTACCATCGAGGTAAATTTCCGTACCCACAGATAAGACGAGGGCATCTGGTTGCATTAAGTTTTTTTCAATTTGCAATTCTCGATATAATTTTGGCGATCGCCCTGTCGCATAGACAATTTTAGTACCGTATGCTTGGCGATGTTGCTCTAGGCGATCGCTTAATTCTACAAGTGCTTCATCATTGCCGACAAAGGTATGGTCTAAGTCAGTGACAAATAAAAAACGGCTCACAGCAACTCCTTAGGTTAGATTTTCCACCAACAACTAAGCTAAAACATAAGGGACTGTGAAGGAAAAAATATCTATCGCTTTCTATAATTTTTGCGCTGACGTAGGATGCGTTAGCGATCAGCGTAACGCATCCAGCCTCAACGCAATTTAGCACCGACGTAGGATGCGTTAGCGATTAGCGTAACGCATCCAGCCTCTGTTAAGAATTTTTCGCTATGATTTCGGGATGATGCAGACGCGATGAATCGTTTGTGCCGCAGACGCGATGAATCGTTTGTGCCGCAGACGCGATGAATCGTTTGTGCCGCAGACGCGATGAATCGTTTGTGCCGCAGACGCGATGAATCGCGTCTCTACAAGATTTAAAGGTCAACTATCCCAAAAACAACTTGTAGGCGGGGTTCTTGTTTTCATCCCAATACTGGTAACCAAGAGTATCTAGAAATGCTTGCCACTCTGCCATCTCTTGCGGTGGAACTTGAATACCGACGACAATTTTTCCGTAGTCTGCCCCATTATTACGGTAGTGGAACATACTAATATTCCAGTTAGGACTCATAGAACCGACGAATTTCATTAACGCCCCAGGGCGTTCGGGGAATTCAAAGCGGTAAAGTAGTTCATGTTCTGCTAGGGGCGAATGTCCGCCTACCATGTGGCGTAGATGCAGTTTTGTCAGTTCGTCGTCGGTGAGGTCGATGGTTTGAAAGCCGCAACCTTCAAAGGTTTCTCGCATCTTTACCGCATCGGCGCGGTTTTGAACTTGCAAGCCCACAAAAATATGTGCTTCTTGTTCACTAGCAATGCGATAGTTAAACTCAGTTAAATTACGATTGCCGATACATTCACAAAATTTCCGCAGACTCCCCCGTTCTTCGGGAATGGTAACTGCAAAAATAGCTTCGCGGCGTTCCCCCAGTTCAGCGCGTTCAGCGACAAAGCGCAAACGGTCGAAGTTCATGTTCGCACCACAGGCGACAGCTACTAAGGTTTGTCCTTCAATTTGCTCTCGTTCCGCGTAGGCTTTGGCAGCTGCGATCGCCAATGCCCCCGCAGGTTCTAAAATGGAACGGGTATCTTCAAATACATCTTTAATAGCGGCACAGGTATCATCGGTATCTACCAAGATGATTTCATCTACATATTGCTGACACAAGTGAAAGGTTTCTTCTCCCACTTCCCGCACTGCTACGCCATCAGCAAATAAACCCACTTGGGGTAATCTCACCCGATGTCCAGCTTTCAGCGATTGACTCATCGCGTCTGCATCCACAGGTTCTACGCCAATTATCTTGATTTCTGGACGCAAGCGCTTTACATAAGCCGCAATCCCCGCAATTAATCCGCCACCACCAATCGCCACAAAAATTGCATGGATAGGTTGTTGATATTGCCGTAAAATTTCCATGCCGATGGTTCCTTGTCCGGCTATGACATCGGGATCATCAAAGGGGTGAATGAAGGTAAGTCCCTTTTCAGCTTCTAGTTGTCGCGCATAAGCATAAGCATCATCATAGGTATTACCATGTAACACCACGTGCCCACCCCTAGCTTTGACTGCATCCACCTTTACCTGGGGTGTAGTTACTGGCATCACAATAATAGCTTGCGTTCCCAAGCGGCTAGCAGATAAAGCGACTCCTTGGGCATGGTTTCCCGCAGACGCAGCAATCACACCTTGCTTTAATAAATCTGGTGGCAGGTTTACCATCTTGTTATAAGCGCCACGCAGCTTAAAAGAAAATACTGATTGCATATCTTCTCGCTTCAGCAATAGCTTATTGTTCAGTCTGCGAGACAGATTCGGCGCATACTCTAAAGGTGTTTCCTGGGCAACATCATATACACGGGCAGTGAGAATTTGAACCAGGTAGTCACAATACATGAGCGTCAAGGGGGTAGCAGATGCCGGATGGAGAATAATTGTACGCTAATTTTGGGGCATTGGGCATGGGGCATTGGGCATTGATGAGGCTTTTAGATTTGGTGGTGAGTGTTTGATAGTTGTGAATGAATTAGGATTTATGCCAATTGAAACCAAGAATGCGATAAATGGGTAGGGGCAAGGCAATGCCTTGCCCTCAGAAACGATTTCGGTATCGCCTTGATTGCCCTGAAGAATGATTTCGGTATCGGCAACATGATTTGAATTGATACGACGCATTGGCAATGGGGTTGATGGTAAATATATCCGCGCTATAAAGGGTTTGGCAGTGCCAAACCCCTACGGTTTATTGGTATTTTTTGATTGATTTGCAATTTAGTGAATTTATTTACCTCAAAACTGCATAACCCCCAACCTGCTGAGAACTATATAACAATGAGTCATCAAACAATGCTGGTGTTGCGGTTAAATTATGCCAAAATTTAGTTCAATTTACTAATTATTTAGTATATTTCTTGATCAAATGGCTTAATGTAATTACTTAAGCTCCATACTTCCCTTGTCTTTAACTTTATAGTTCATCCTTCAGTATGCGCTTTGCCAACATTGGTCTGAGTTTCCTCGCCCTCATTATCGCTACTGCGTCCACACCAATAACTTTCAGGCTTTGGGCCTCACCAGGAGAGTTACGAGTACTGGCGCAAACACCAGCCGACCGCAAAGCCGAAGCAGATAGATTGTTTGAGCAAGGTAATGAGCAATATCAAACCAGTCAATTTGAAGCAGCATTAAAATCTTGGCAACAAGCACTAATTATCTATCGCCAAATCAAAGACCGTAAAGGGGAAGGACAATCTCTGGGCAATCTGGGAATTGCCTACTTTAACTTAGGAGACTATACCAAAGCTATTGACTACCAGCAGCAGAGATTGGAGATCGCCAGAGCAATCAAAGACCGCCAAGGGGAAGGTCACTCTCTGGGCAATCTGGGAAATGCTTACAATGCCCTAGGAGAATACACCAAAGCCATCGATTACTACCAGCAGAGTTTGGCAATCGCCAGGGAAATCAAAGACCGTCAAGGGGAGGGTGCTGCTCTGGGCAATCTGGGAAATGCTTATGATGCCCTAGGAGACTACACCAAAGCCATTGACTACCAGCAACAGAGATTGGAGATCGCCAGAGCAATCAAAGACCGTAAAGGGGAGGGACAATCTCTAGGTAATTTGGGAAATGCTTACTATGTCCTAGGAGACTACTCCAAAGCC contains:
- the ilvA gene encoding threonine ammonia-lyase, biosynthetic encodes the protein MYCDYLVQILTARVYDVAQETPLEYAPNLSRRLNNKLLLKREDMQSVFSFKLRGAYNKMVNLPPDLLKQGVIAASAGNHAQGVALSASRLGTQAIIVMPVTTPQVKVDAVKARGGHVVLHGNTYDDAYAYARQLEAEKGLTFIHPFDDPDVIAGQGTIGMEILRQYQQPIHAIFVAIGGGGLIAGIAAYVKRLRPEIKIIGVEPVDADAMSQSLKAGHRVRLPQVGLFADGVAVREVGEETFHLCQQYVDEIILVDTDDTCAAIKDVFEDTRSILEPAGALAIAAAKAYAEREQIEGQTLVAVACGANMNFDRLRFVAERAELGERREAIFAVTIPEERGSLRKFCECIGNRNLTEFNYRIASEQEAHIFVGLQVQNRADAVKMRETFEGCGFQTIDLTDDELTKLHLRHMVGGHSPLAEHELLYRFEFPERPGALMKFVGSMSPNWNISMFHYRNNGADYGKIVVGIQVPPQEMAEWQAFLDTLGYQYWDENKNPAYKLFLG
- a CDS encoding XisH family protein; its protein translation is MPARDIYHNIVIQALIADGWKITDDPLYLGYGGRDLYIDLGAERSTIAAEKENQKIAVEIKSFISPSPVSDLQEAVGQYDIYRTILLELEPERILYLAVAKRVYEGIFSERLGQLIVNRIQIKLIVFDEKTERVWQWIN
- a CDS encoding sucrose-phosphate phosphatase — encoded protein: MSRFLFVTDLDHTFVGNDEALVELSDRLEQHRQAYGTKIVYATGRSPKLYRELQIEKNLMQPDALVLSVGTEIYLDGSDTPDAGWSEILSPNWERDVVLSVTEKYPELILQPDSEQRPFKVSFFLEQAVAPGILSQLELQLQKYNLQIKLIYSSGIDLDIVPLSSDKGQAMQFLRQKWKFAAEQTVVCGDSGNDIALFAVGNERGIIVGNARPELLQWHNEYPADHRYLAQDFCAGGILEGLKYFGFLE
- the ruvA gene encoding Holliday junction branch migration protein RuvA, encoding MISYLKGIVAGVQTVGSNRVILTLEVNNIGYDLQIPQRLTKSLPESGGVVQIFTHYQVREEVPLLYGFASPAERDLFRHLQSVSGIGAALAITLLDTLELPDLVQAIIAANIQILIQAPGVGKKTAERICLELKSKLIEWRKSAGFFVATGGPAPGILEEVQMTLFALGYTPHEVSHALHVVGEDIGLPKDAYVEDWIKQAIAHLSSQAEC
- a CDS encoding XisI protein gives rise to the protein MDKLTKYREIVRQIIHEYAKHKPYHGNIDPLPIIDIENDRYQVVQVGWDGVRRVHGCTVHLDIIGEKVWIQYDGCSEPLAQALIDAGVPKEDIVLAFHPEELRQYTGFAVS
- a CDS encoding serine/threonine-protein kinase, with the translated sequence MLLWTTNQSLQNGRFIVQKVLGGGGFGITYSVIEQTTGKLFVIKTLNYIQQSKADFDLQQVKFVNEALRLAQCSHPHIVKVNEVIKEGELWGMVMEYIDGQDLAKYIDERGQLSEQEALRYINQIGQALEYVHAKGFLHRDIKPNNILLRRSTQEAVLIDFGLAREFQGGKTGSMTNAKTEGYAPIEQYERRGTFGAYTDVYALAATLYSLLTSEVPLPANYRKTGIPLHPPKQFNSAISDRVNEAILKGMALLVEERPQTVREWLELVNPKLEVDSLTSAVGMDYKTLRDLLAAGKWQDADEETARVMLAVAKREKEGWLYDEHLDNFPCEDLRTIDQLWLKYSNGRFGFSVQKRIYQSLGGTREYNEKIWDAFGNSVGWIKDGNWMYYEHLTFDLTAPVAHLPWEVLNLVGPWSGILDTSGVGGVSSLASRLVKCNI
- the bioF gene encoding 8-amino-7-oxononanoate synthase, with translation MATDPYAWLEQSLTTIRKADWYRSVQTIQGTPGATVLLGGREVINFASNDYLGLAGDRRLIEAGVAATQEFGTGSTGSRLLSGHRELHRQLESAIASLKQTEDAIVFSSGYLANLGAIAALVGKRDLILSDQYNHSSLKNGAILSGAVVIEYAHCDVTALKNHLIENRQNYRRCLILTDSVFSMDGDLCPLPELLDLADEFSCMLLVDEAHATGVLGKTGAGCVEHFDCTGKQLIQIGTLSKALGSLGGYVAGSATLIDFLRNRAPTWIYTTALSPADTAAALAAIEIVQQEPQRRTQLWANVDYLKKLMQTQVAQLKLLPSASPILCFQLPSAAAALAVGKALQEAGIFAPAIRPPTVPTSRIRISAMATHQATHIDQLVAALGEFVIRNQQ